The genomic segment CTCGATGGCGTCCATGAGGTTGCGCCAGGACTGATCGCCCCAGCCCTCGCGGTTCAGGACCCGGCCCTTGTGCTCGCCGAGCCGAAAGATGTCCGGCGGGGTCTGGAGCAGGCCGTCGCGCCAGAAAGCCTCGATCGTCTTCGTGCCCAGGCCCTCGATGTCGAAGGCGGTGCGCGAGACGAAGTGTTTCAGGCGCTCCACCTGCTGATACGGGCAGGCCAGCTCGCCCGAGCAGCGCGGGATGACCTCGCCCTCGGGATAGACGACCGGCGTTTCCAGCTTGCACGGGCAGGTTTCGGGGAAGTGGAAGGGCTCGGCGTCGGCCGGGCGCTTGTCGTGGACCACGCCGATGATCTGCGGGATCACGTCGCCCGCGCGCTGGACGATGACGGTGTCGCCCTCGCGCACGTCCTTGCGTTCGATCTCGTCCGGATTGTGCAGGGTCGCGCGCGAGACGACGACGCCGCCCACGCCGATGGGCTCCAGCTCCGCGACCGGGGTGAGCTGGCCCGTCCGCCCCACCTGGATGCGGATGTGCTTGAGCCGCGTCTGCGCCTGCTCCGGCGGGAACTTGTGCGCGATCGCCCAGCGTGGCGCGCGCGAGATGTAGCCCAGCCGCTCCTGCAGCGCGATGGCGTTGACCTTGTAGACCAGCCCGTCGATCTCGTAGGGCAGCTCGGCGCGCTGGCCCTGCATCTCTTCGTAATAGGCGAAGAGGTCGGCGTCGGTTTCGCACAGCCGCGCCGGCGCGTTGAGCCGAAAGCCCCAGCGCTGGAAGCGCTCGCGCACCTCGGCCTGGGTCTGCCCGAGCGATGCGGAAATCTCGCCCCAGCCGTAGGCGACGAAGCGCAGCGGCCGGCGCGCGGTCACGCGCGGGTCGAGCTGGCGCACCGAGCCGGCGGCGGCGTTGCGCGGGTTGGCGAAGGGCTGCTGTCCGGCTTCCTTGCGCTGCTCGTTCAGCTCCTGAAACTGCGCGCGGTCCATGTAGATCTCGCCGCGCACCTCCAGGGTTTCCGGCCAGTCCTCGCCGTCCAGGCGGTCCAGCGCGTCCGGGATGGTGAGGACGTTGCGCGTGATCTCCTCACCCTCGGTGCCGTCGCCGCGCGTGGCCGCGCGCACCAGCCGGCCCCGGTGGTAGTGCAGGGCGCACGACAGCCCGTCGATCTTGGGTTCCGCCAGGATCTCGACCGGATCGTCCGCCGAGAGGTTCAGGAAGCGCCGCACGCGCGCCAGGAAGTCGGTGATCTCCTGGTCCTCGAAGGCGTTGTCCAGCGACAGCATGGGCACGCTGTGCTGGACCTTGGCGAAGCCGGCGGCCGGCGGCGCGCCTACCCGCCGCGAGGGGCTGTCGCCGCGCACGAGGTGCGGGAAGCGCCGCTCGATCGCCTCGTTGCGCGCGCGCAGGGCGTCGTAGGCGGCGTCGGAGACCTCCGGCGCGTCCTGCTGGTAGTAGAGCTCGTCGTGGCGCCGGATTTCCAGCGCCAGGCGGTGAAGCTCCGCGCGCGCCTGGTCCTCGCTCAGCGCATCGACGGCCACGTCCGGGTGGCCCTGGGGAATGTCCGCGCGCGCCACGCTCGTCATTCGGCCGGTCCCATCAGCTTGTCGGCGGCTGCGCGCGCCTCGTCGGTGATGCTGGCGCCCGCCAGCATGCGGGCGATCTCCTCGCGGCGCTCGCCGGGGCCGAGTTCGTCCACGTCCGTCACCACGGTCGCGCCCGCCTCGGTCTTGCCGATGCGCCAGTGGTTGTGCGCGCGCGCCGCCACCTGGGGCGAGTGTGTGACCACCAGGATCTGGCGCCCATCCGCCAGGCGGGCGAGGCGTTCGCCCACGGCGTCGGCCGTGGCGCCGCCGATGCCGCTGTCCACCTCGTCGAACACCAGGGTGCGCTCGGGCGCCACCTGGGCCAGCACGACCTTGAGCGCCAGCAGGAAGCGCGACAGCTCGCCGCCCGAGGCGATGCGGCCCAGCGGGCCCGGCGCGGAACCGGGGTTCGTCGCGACCTCGAAGGCGACGCGGTCCAGCCCGCTCGGCCCCCATTGGGCGGGGTCGTCCTGCGCGTCGACGCGGGTGCGGAAGGTGGCCTTGTCCAGGCGCAGCGGCGGCAGCTCGGCGTTCACGGCCGCGTCCAGCGCGTGCCCGGCGGCGGTGCGGGCCTCGGAAAGGGCGCGCGCCGCGTCCAGGTATGCGGTGCGCGCGGCCTCGGCCTTCTCCGCCAGCTCGGCGACGTGGGCTTCGCCGTGCTCCACGGTGGCCAGCCGCTGGGCCAGCTGGTCCCGCAGCGCCGGCAGCTCGTCCACCTCGCAGCCGTGCTTGCGCGCCAGCTCCTTGAGCGCGAAGTAGCGCTCCTCGATGCGCTCCTGCTCGCCGCTGTCCAGCTCCACGCGGTGGGCGACGGAGTGGATGCGCGCCAGCGCCTCCTCGGCCTCCGCCAGCGAGCGGTCGATGGCTTCCACCGCCGGATCGAGCGCGTCCCCGGCGATGTCCAGCCCGCGCTCCAGCCCGCGCCGCGCGGCCGCGAGGGCGCTTTCGGCCCCGCGCCCGGTGCCGCCGCCCGCCAGCTCGCTTTCCGCCTGGTTGAGCGCGCCCATCAGCCGCTCGGCGTTCATCATCAGCTCGCGCTGCTGGGCGAGCTCGGCTTCCTCGCCTTCCTGCGGCGCCAGCTCGTCGATCTCCCCGATCGCGTGGCGCAGGTGTTCCTCGTCCTGGCGCGCGTCCGCCAGCTCCGTTTGCGCGCGCTCGTGCGCGGCCACGGCGTCCCGCCAGGCGCGGTACAGCTCGCCCACCTCGCGCACGCGGGGGTCCAGGCCGCCGTAGGCGTCCAGTAGGCCGCGGTGGGTGCCGCTGTCCATCAGGCCGCGCTGGGCGAACTGCCCCTGGATCTCGATCAGGGCGTCGCCCAGCCGCCGCAGCACCGACACGGAAACGGGCTGATCGTTGACGTAGGCGCGCCCGCGCCCGTTGGCGCCCAGGCTGCGCCGCAGCACCAGCTCCTCGTCCTCGGCGGCCGCGAGGTCGCACTCCTCCAGAATGGCGCGGGCGGGGTGGCCGTCGGGAACCTCGAACTGTGCCGTGACCTGCGCCTTGTCCGCGCCCTGGCGGACGAGGCCGCTGTCGGCGCGCGCGCCGAGCGCGAGGCCGAGCGAATCCAGCAGGATCGACTTGCCGCCGCCCGTCTCGCCGGTGAGCGCACAGAGCCCGGCGCCGAAGTCGATCTGCAGGCGCTCGATCAGGACGACGTTGCGGATGGTCAGACTGAGCAGCATGCACCCAAGGCCGCGTCTGGAACGGGGCGAGAGCGGACCGTGGCCCACCCTGCCATGCCTGCGCCGAACCCGAAACAGGTCGAGAACACGGCGGCGCCGCCGGGTGGCCGGCTGCCGCCCCGCATCAGATCACCGAGTGCCACACCTTGCCGATCCAGCTGTCGTCATCGGCGCGCTCGGGCGCCAGGTCCTTGCCGGTCAGCAGCTCGTAGCTGTCCACGTACCACTCACTGGTGGGGAAGTTGTGGCCGAGCACCGAGGCCGTCTTCTGCGCCTCGTCCTTCATGCCCAGCGCCAGGTAGGCTTCGGTCAGGCGGTGCAGCGCCTCGGGCACGTGGCTGGTGGTCTGGTAGTCCTTCACCACCGCGCGGAAGCGGTTGATGGCGGCCAGATAGTGGCCCTTGTTCAAGTAGTAGCGCCCGACGGTCATCTCCTTGCCGGCCAGATGGTCCTCCACGAGGTCCATCTTCAGCTCGGCGTCGCGGGCGTACTTGCTGTCCGGGAAGCGGCGGATGACCTGCTGCAGCGCGTCGCGCGCCTGGCTGGTCATGGACTGGTCGCGGCGCACGTCGCGGATGCGCTCGTAGTAGCTCAGCGCTTTCAGATAATAGGCGTAGGCGATGTCCCGGTTGCCCGGGTGCAGCTCGATGAAGCGGTCGAGCGCGTTGATCGCCTCGGTGTAGCTGTTGTTCAGGTAGTGGGCGTAGGCGGACATCAGCTGCGCCTTGGACGCCCAGACGGAATACGGGTGCTGGCGCTCGACCTCGTCGAAGGTCTTGGCGGCCTTTTTGTACCGTTCCTCGTCCATGAGGTTCATGGCCGAGTTGTACAACTCGCCCACCGACCCCGGCTCGTACTCGTTGGGATCGTCGTCGCTGGCGCAGCCGGAAAGGGCGAGCGCCGCTAGCACGACGCCGAGTCCTCCCAGGCGCCGGATGCCGCCGCCGCGGGTCGGGGCGTTCGCCATGATCGAAACCGCCTCGCCGTGTGTCGTCACGCTTGGGGTGTCGTCGCGTTTGGGGTGGTGCCGTTGCTTGGGCTGGCGTGTGGCACCAGCAGCCGCCGGTTCACCGTCTGATCGGGCACCCCCGAACGGCGGGGAGCGTAGTGCCAACCCGGGCGTGCCGCAACCGCCGTCGCGAGCGCGCGCCCGGACGAAAAAGGCGGGCCGGCCGGAGCCGGCCCGCAGGCCCGAACTGCATACGCGCCGTCGTCGCGCCGTCCCGCCGGGTGGCGGACCGGCGCCCGCAAGCGCCCGTGCGTGGGCACGGGCGATGCCCGTCAAACGATCAGTTGGCCTGCCGCCGCAGGAAGGCCGGGATGTCGAGTTGATCCTCCTCGCTGGAGCGCTGATCCGTGGCGGCCTCGCTGCGCCGGGGGGCCCTGGCGTCCGCAGCGTCGGCCTCACCGCCCTGGCGCGCGCCGCCGAGCGTGGGCTCTGCGACCCGCGCGCGGGTGGGCTGTTCCGGGCGCGGGTCCCGGTTCTTGTCGCGGTCGCCGAACATCCGCGCCGCGCCGGTTAGGCGGTCGAAGAGGTTGCCGGCCCGGCCGCGGCCGACGCGCTCGTGCTCGCGTTCCCCGCTCTCCGGTGCCGGCGTCTCGCCGGCCGGCGCGGCCGCCTGGAAGGGGTCGCGGCGACGGCCCCCGGCCACGCCCGGGCCCTCGTCCCGCGTTCCGGCACGCGGTTCCTGCGGGGCGGGGGCGATGAAAGCCTCCTCGCGGTCCTCGGCCTCGACCGGGGTGCGGGGCTCGCGCGCCTGGACCGGCTCGGGCTCCGGCTCGCGCTGGGCCGGCTCCGGCTGCACCGCCTCGCGGCGCGGCTCGGTGCGGGGTTCCGTGCGGGGCTGGGGCTGGGCCTGGGCGCGCTCGCGCGGCTCGCCCCCGCCGGCGGGCTGACCGCCGCCCCGGCGCTGGCCGCTGGCGACGTCGACCGTGACCTCGTTGCCCTGCTCGTCCTCGTCCTGGTTGATGCCGGTGGCGACCACCGAGATGCGCATCGTGCCCTCGACCGAGGGATCGAAGGTGGAGCCGAAGATGATGTTGGCGTCGGGGTCCACCTCGTCGCGGATGCGGTTGGCGGCCTCGTCCACCTCGAACAGCGTCAGGTCGTCGCCGCCGGTGATGTTGATGAGCACGCCGCGCGCCCCGCGCATCGAGACGTCGTCCAGCAGCGGGTTGGAGATCGCCGCCTCGGCCGCGGAGATGGCGCGGTTCTCGCCGCCGGCCTCGCCGGTGCCCATCATGGCCTTGCCCATCTCGGTCATCACCGAGCGGATGTCGGCGAAGTCCAGGTTGATGAGGCCCGGCTTGACGACGAGGTCGGTCACCCCGCGCACGCCCGAGTAGAGCACCTCGTCCGCCATCTTGAAGGCGTCGGCGAAGGTCGTCTTCTCGTTCGCCAGGCGGAAGAGGTTCTGGTTCGGGATGATGATGAGGGTGTCGACCTCCTTCTCCAGCTCGGTGAGGCCCTGCTCGGCGATGCGGGCGCGGTGAACGCCCTCGAACTGGAAGGGCTTGGTCACCACGGCGACGGTCAGGATGCCCTTCTCGCGGGCGGTGCGCGCGATCACCGGGGCCGCGCCCGTGCCGGTCGCGCCGCCCATGCCGGCGGCGATGAAGAGCATGTCGCAGTCGGCCGTGGCGTCGGCGATCTCGTCGATCGCCTCCTCGGCCGCCGCGCGCCCGACGTCGGGGCGCGAGCCGCCGCCCAGCCCGCGCGTCAGGTTGCGCCCGAGCTGCAGGCGGTTGCCGCACTCGGACTGCGTCAGGGCCTGGGCGTCGGTGTTGGTGACGATGAAGTCCACGCCCTCGAGGTTCTCGGTGATCATGTTGTTGACGGCGTTGCCGCCGGCGCCGCCCACACCCATGACGGTGATGCGCGGCTTGAGCTGCTCCTCGGTCTCCGGCGCGTGCAGGTTCAGGGTCATGTCCGCCTCCGTTGGGCTTCTCAGCGGTTGTTGTCCCGCAGTTCGGTCAAAGATGTTCGCGCAGCCACGTGCCCAGCCGGCCCAGGACGCCGCCCGGGGCCCGCAAGTCACCGCGCGGCAGGCCGGCGGTGTCGGCGGCCAGCGCGTAGCTCAGCATCCCGGCGCTCACGGCGTAGCCGGGCCCGTTCGTCGTGCTGGCGAGCCCGGCCACGTCCACCGGGCCGCCCACGCGCACCTGCTTTCCCAGCACCATGGCCGCGAGGTCGCGCGTGCCGGGCATCTGGCTGGCGCCGCCCGTGATCACGGCGCGCCTGCCGGCGACGCGGTCGACGCCGTGGCTCTCCAGGCGCTCGCGCACCAGCTCGAAGGTTTCCTCCAGGCGCGGCTGGATGATGCCGGTTAGCAGCGAGCGCGGGATGCGCTGCGCCGCGCCGTCGTGTTCCTCGCCCACCTGGGGGACTTCCAGGATCTCGCGCGTGTCGCGCGCGCCCGTGGTCGCGTCCCCGTAGAGCGTCTTCATGCGCTCGGCATTGGCGCGCGAGGTCGCCAGGCCGCGCGCGATGTCGTTGGTGACGTGCTGCCCGCCCAGCGGGATGACGTCGGCAAAGACGGCCTCGCCCTCGCTGAACACCGAGATCGAGGTCGTGCCGCCGCCCATGTCGATCACGGTCGCGCCCAGCTCCGCCTCGTCGTCGACGAGCGTGCCCAGCCCGGCGGCGTAGGGCGCGACCACGACCGCCTCGACGTCCAGGTGGCAGCGTTCCACGCACTGGCGCAGGTTGCGCAGCGGCCCCGAGGCGGCGGTGACGACGTGCATCGTCATGCCCAGCTCGGTGCCGTGCATGCCGCGCGGATCGCGGATGCCGCGGCAGCCGTCGATGGCGTAGCCGGTGGCGATGGTCTGGACGATCTCGCGCCCCGCCTCGTGCTCCGGGGTGAGGCGGTCGCCGATGGAATGGCTGCTCGCCGCGCGGCGCAGGTCAGCGTCGGTCACCGTGCGGCCCGTCACCGGCACCTCCACCGCGACCGGCGTGGACTGCGGCGTGCCGCCGGAGAGGCTGACCACCACGCGGTCCAGGGTGACGCCGGCCATGCGCTCGGCGCCGTCGACGGCGCTGCGCACGGCCATCTCGGCGGCACTCATGTCCACCACGTTGCCCGCCCGGATGCCCCGGCTGGCGGTCTCGGCGATGCCGAGCAGATTGGCGCCGCCCGCGCCGTCCGGCTGGGCGATGGCGCAGCACACCTTGCTCGTGCCGACGTCGAGCGCGGCGATCACGTCCGCTTTGCTGCCTGCAAGCACGCCCCTCATGGCCCCCTCGTCGTCAGCCGTTCCGTCGCCGTTCGCCGGATGCGTCCCCGGGCGTCCCGCGCTCCAGCACGATGCGCTGCGCGGGGCGCAGGTCGATCCGCTTGATGTCCCGTTGCAGCACCCGCTTCTCGCGTTCCAGCCGCGCCAGCCGCGTCCAGGCGTCCGCCGCGCCGTCCGCCGGCAGCGCCACGCGCACGCCGTTGTGCAGGCGCACCTCCCAGCGCCGGCCCGCGACCCAGCGGGCGCGCGCCACGCGCTCCGCCAGGACCGGTTGCGCCTGGAGCGCGCGCAGCAGATCGCGCGCGTGGGCTGGCGCCCCCGCGCCGGTCACGCGCAGCAACTCGGGGAAGCCGGCCGGGTCGACGCCCCGGATGGGCTTGCCGCGCCAGTCGATCAGCCGTGCGGCCTCGCCGCGGGTGTGCACCGCCATGGGCTCGCGCTCGTGCAGGCGCACCAGGAGCTTGCCGGGGAAGCGGCGCTCCACGCGCGCCCGCGCCACCCACGGCAGGTTCCGCAGCCGCGTGCGCGCCGTGGCCGGGTCGATCGCCAGCATGGGTGTGCCCTGGTCGACGCCGAGCGCGTCCAGGATCGCCGGATCCTCGGTGCGCTGGCGCCCCGTCACCGTGACCGACGCGACCGCCAGTCCCGCGTCCGCCGTTGCCGCCAGCACGCCGGCCCGCGCGCGCTCCAGCACCATGCCCGGCAGGCCCGCGCGCACCGCCCAGGTTCCGGCCGCGAGCACGGCCAGCGCCGCGACCGCGATCACGCCGCGCAGCACCGTGCGTCGGCGCGCGGCGCGCTCGGCCGGGCGGCGGCTGGACGCGGGGCGGATCAGGCGGCGCATGCGGCGTCCTCCACGATCCATTCGACGAGGTCGCCGAAGGAGATGCCCAGGTGCTCGGCCTGCTCGGGCACCAGCGACAGCTCGGTCATGCCGGGCTGGGTGTTGACCTCCAGCAGGTAGAGTTCGCCGGGCTCGCCGCGGGTGTCGTCGTAGCGGAAGTCGGCGCGCGTCACGCCGCGGCAGCCCAGAACCTCGTGCGCGCGGGCGGCCAGCGTCAGCGCATCGTCGTGGACGCTTTGCGGCACGGGCGCGGGCAGCAGGTGCTCCGTGGCGCCGCCGGTGTACTTGTTGCGGTAGTCGTAGAAGCCGTCCTTGGGCCGCAGCTCGGTGACGCCCAGCGCGCGCTCGCCCATGACGGAGACCGTCAGCTCGCGCCCCGGCACGAAGCGCTCGGCGATCACGGTGTCGCCGTAGGGCCAGTCCGCGTCCGCCGCCGGCACGGGCGGGTCGCCGTCCTGCACGATCTGCACGCCCACCGAGGAACCTTCGGCGACCGGCTTGATGACGTAGGGCCGGGGCAGCGGCTCCTCCGCGATCAGGGCCTCGCGGCTGATGGCCGTGCCCTCGACGACGGGCAGGCCGGCGCGGGCGAAGACGCGCTTGGCCATCGCCTTGTCCATCGCCAGCGCCGAGGCGAGCACGCCCGAGTGGGTGTAGGTCAGCCCCATCAGCTCCAGCACGCCCTGGACGGTGCCGTCCTCGCCGTAGCGGCCGTGCAGGGCGTTGAAGACGATGTCCGGCGGCGGCGTCAGCTCCTTCACCAGCACGCCCACGTCGCGCTTCACGTCGATCAGGCGCACGCTGTAGCCGCGCTCGTAGAGCGCCGCCGCGCACGCCTCGCCGGACTTGAGCGAGACCTCGCGCTCCGCCGAGGCGCCGCCGTAGAGGACCGCCACCTCCGTCATGCCGTCCCTCCTTCGGCCGGCTCGCCGATGCGCCGGATTTCCCAGTCGAGCGCGACGCCCGTGGTCTCGAAGACGCGCCGGCGCACGGTCTCGCCCAGGGTTTCCAGGTCCGCCGCCGTGGCGCCGCCCGTGTTGATGAGGAAGTTGGTGTGCTTCTCGGACACCTGCGCGCCGCCCACACGCAGCCCCCGGCAGCCGGCGCGGTCGATCAGCTCCCACGCCTTCGCGCCCTTGGGGTTCTTGAAGGTGGAGCCGCTGGTGCGCGTGCGCACGGGTTGGCTGTCGTCGCGCGCCCTGTCGATCTCCGCCATGCGCGCGGCGATGGCCTCGGGGTCGTCGCGGTGGCCCTGGAAGCCCGCGCGCAGGAAGATCCACCCGGTGTCCAGGCCGCAATGGCGGTAGCGCAGGTCCATCGCCTCGGGCGCGAAGGTGTGCAGCTCGCCCGTCTCGCGGTGGATCCCCTCGGCCCAGGTGAGCACGTCCTTCGTCTCGCGGCCGTAGGCGCCCGCGTTCATGCGCAGCGCGCCGCCGATCGTGCCCGGCACCCCGGCGTAGAATTCCAGCCCCGCGATCCCGGCCTTGCGCGCGCGCACGGCGACGGTGCGGTCCAGCGCCCCGGCCCCGGCGGTCAGCGTCGCCGTGTCCGGGGTCGGCTCGACCTCCGCGAAACCCCGCTTGAGGCGGACGACCACCCCGCGCACGCCCCCGTCGCGGATGAGCGCGTTGGAACCCACGCCCAGCACCGTGACGGGGACGTCCTCGGGGGTCGCGCGCAGGAAATGCGCCAGGTCGTCCCGGTCCGCGGGCCGGAACAAAACCTCCGCGGGGCCGCCCACGCGGAACCAGGTGGTGTGCGCCAGCGGCGCGTCGGGCGACAGACGCCCGCGCACGGCCGGCAGGCGGTCGATCAGGTGGTTGGGGCGCGCGGGCGCGGCGGTCATGACCCACCTCCCGCGGCGCGGCCATTGGTGTGCAGGCGCTCCAGCTCGTAGGGCAGGGCCTGCGCCCATTGCGTGATGCTGCCGGCGCCCAGGCAGACGACGGTGTCGCCGGCCGCCGTTTCGGCGTCCACCAGCCGCGCCAGCTCCTCGGGGTCGTTGATGGTCAGCACGCGCCGGTGGCCGTGTTCGCGCAGCCCGGCGGCGAGGGCGGTGTGCGTGACGCCGGGGAGAGGGTCCTCGCCCGCCGGGTAGACCGGCGCCACGACCACGGTGTCGGCGTCGTTGAAGCAGGTGCAGAAGTCGTTGAAGAGGTTGCTCAGGCGCGTGTAGCGGTGCGGCTGCACCACCGCCAGCACGCGCCCCGAGCCCGCGTTGCGCGCGGCGCTGAGCACCGAGGCGATCTCCACGGGGTGGTGGCCGTAGTCGTCGATCACGGTGACGCCGTCCACGACGCCGGTGGTGGTGAAGCGCCGCTTCACCCCGGAAAAGCCGGAGAAGGCGCGGCGCAGCGTCTCTGCGTCCAGGCCCAGCTCCGTCGCCACGGTGATCGCCGCCAGGGCGTTGGAGACGTTGTGCCGGCCGAGCATGGGCAGGCGCACGTCGTCCACGCGCGCCGGGCCGATCTCGGTGCGCTCGCTGAAGACCACGGTGAAGCTCGCCCCGTCCGACCCCTGCGATAGGTTTTCCGCCCGCACGTCCGCCTGCGTGCCGAAGCCGTAGGTCACCACGCGGCGGTCGCGCACGCGGCCCACGAGCGTCTGCACCTGCGGGTGGTCCACGCACAGCACGGCGAAGCCGTAGAAGGGGATGTTCTCGACGAACTGCTCGAAGGCGCGGTGCAGCGCCGCTTCCGAGCCGAAGTGGTCGAGGTGCTCCGGGTCGATGTTGGTCACCACCGCGACCGTGGCGGGCAGCTTGGTGAAGGAGCCGTCGCTCTCGTCGGCCTCCACCACCATCCAGTCGCCGTCGCCCAGGCGGGCGTTGGTGCCGTAGGCGTTGATGATGCCGCCGTTGATGACCGTCGGGTCGAGGCCCGCCGCGTCCATCAGCGCCGCCACCATTGAGGTGGTGGTCGTCTTGCCGTGCGTGCCGCCGACCGCGACGGCGCCCTTCAGGCGCATCAGCTCGCCCAGCATCTCCGCGCGGCGCACCACGGGCAGCCGGCGCTCGCGCGCGGCCGCGACCTCGGGGTTGTCGGACTTCACGGCGGCGGAGACGACCACGACCTCGGCGTCCGCGAGGTTTTCGGCGGCGTGGCCGACGCTGACGGGGATGCCGAGCGCGCGCAGGCGGCGCACGCCGGCGCTTTCCGAGAGGTCGCTCCCCTGCACGCGGTAGCCCAGGTTGTGCAGGATCTCGGCGATCCCGGACATGCCGATGCCGCCGATGCCGACGAAGTGGATCAGCCCGATGTCGAGGGGCAGGTGTTTCATGCCGCGGCCTCCCTGTCCGGAGTGCCGGGGTGGGCGCCCGTGCCGTCGGGCGCGGTTTGCGTGACGAGGTCCGCCAGCTTCTTCGCCGAGTCCGGCTGCCCGAATGCGCGCGCGTGCCCAGCGGCGTGGACGAGTTGGTCGGGCGCGGCGAAGAGCGCGCCCAGGCGCTCCGCCAGCACATCCTCGCTCAGCGTCGCCTGCGGCAGCAGCCACGCCGCCCCGGCGGCGACCATGGCCTCGGCGTTGGCGGTCTGGTGGTCGTCGGCGGCGAAGGGATAGGGCACCAGGATCGCCGGACGGCCGGCGGCGGCCAGTTCCGTGACCGTCGAGGCGCCCGAGCGTGCGATGACGAGGTGCGCCGTCTGCAGGCGCGCCGGCATGTCGTCGAAGAAGGTGCGCAGCTCCAGCTTGCCCACGCCCGCGCCGTCGTAGCGGGCGCGAACCTCGTCGCTGTCGCCGCTGCGCACCTGCTGCGCGATCTGAAGGCGCGAGCGCACACTCTCCGGCAGCCGCGCCACGGCCGCCGGCACGACCTCGTTGAAGGCGCGCGCGCCCTGGCTGCCGCCGGTGACGAGCAGGCGCAGCGGCCCGTCGTGGTTGGGCACGGCGTAGGGCTTCGAGCCGATGGCGGCGATGGCCGCGCGCACGGGGTTTCCCGTCATCACCGTCTTGGCGCGGTCGGCGGCGCGCAGCCCGCGCACCTCGGGGAAGGCGGTGGCGATGGCGTCGGTCCGGCGCGCCAGCAGGCGGTTGGCCCGCCCGGCGACGGCGTTTTGCTCGTGCAGGATGACGCGCGTTCCCGCGTGGGCGCTCGCCAGCACCGTGGGCAGCGCGGCGTAGCTGCCGAAGCCCACGACGGCGTCGGGCTGCAGCCGGCGCACGATACGGCGCGCCTGGAGGTAGCCCCAGGCGAGCTTGGCGGCGGCCATGGCCTTGTGGAGCGGATCGCGGCGGATGATCCCGGCGGCGGCGACGCGGTGGGTGGGCACCTGCGCCGCCAGCTCCGGCCCGAAGCCGCCGCCGCGGGTATCCGTCACCAGCACGGGGCGGTCGCCGCGCTCCAGCAGCTCGTGGGCCAGCGCCTGCGCCGGGAAGAGGTGCCCGCCGGTGCCGCCGGCCGCCAGCACGATGAGCTTGCCCCGCTGCGCGCTCATGCCTCGCCCTCCGGGTTGCGGCTGCGGCGGGTGAGCGCCACCAGCATCCCCATCGCCAGGGCCACGCCCATGAGCGAGGAGCCGCCGTAGCTGACGAGCGGCAGGGTCATGCCCTTGGTGGGGATGAGGTGCAGCGTGGAGCCCATGTTGATCGCCGCCTGGATGCCGAACGAGGCCAGCAGCCCGGTTCCCGCCAGCACCACGAAGAGGTTGTCGTCGTGCAGCAGCCGCACGAAGCCGCGCAGCACGACGAAGGCGAACAGCCCCACGATCGCGGCGGCCGCCAGGCCGCCCAGCTCCTCCCCGGCGACGGCCAGGATGAAGTCCGCGTGCGCGTCCGGCAGGCTCGCCTTGACCGTGCCCTCGCCGGGGCCTGTCCCGAGCAGGCCGCCGCGCTCGAAGGCGGTGAGCGCGCGCTCGACCTGGTAGGACGCGGGCCCGGGCGCGAGGAAGGCGTCGATGCGCTCGGCCACGTAGGGCAGGCTCAGGTAGGCGATCAC from the Limimonas halophila genome contains:
- a CDS encoding cell division protein FtsQ/DivIB; translation: MRRLIRPASSRRPAERAARRRTVLRGVIAVAALAVLAAGTWAVRAGLPGMVLERARAGVLAATADAGLAVASVTVTGRQRTEDPAILDALGVDQGTPMLAIDPATARTRLRNLPWVARARVERRFPGKLLVRLHEREPMAVHTRGEAARLIDWRGKPIRGVDPAGFPELLRVTGAGAPAHARDLLRALQAQPVLAERVARARWVAGRRWEVRLHNGVRVALPADGAADAWTRLARLEREKRVLQRDIKRIDLRPAQRIVLERGTPGDASGERRRNG
- the murC gene encoding UDP-N-acetylmuramate--L-alanine ligase: MKHLPLDIGLIHFVGIGGIGMSGIAEILHNLGYRVQGSDLSESAGVRRLRALGIPVSVGHAAENLADAEVVVVSAAVKSDNPEVAAARERRLPVVRRAEMLGELMRLKGAVAVGGTHGKTTTTSMVAALMDAAGLDPTVINGGIINAYGTNARLGDGDWMVVEADESDGSFTKLPATVAVVTNIDPEHLDHFGSEAALHRAFEQFVENIPFYGFAVLCVDHPQVQTLVGRVRDRRVVTYGFGTQADVRAENLSQGSDGASFTVVFSERTEIGPARVDDVRLPMLGRHNVSNALAAITVATELGLDAETLRRAFSGFSGVKRRFTTTGVVDGVTVIDDYGHHPVEIASVLSAARNAGSGRVLAVVQPHRYTRLSNLFNDFCTCFNDADTVVVAPVYPAGEDPLPGVTHTALAAGLREHGHRRVLTINDPEELARLVDAETAAGDTVVCLGAGSITQWAQALPYELERLHTNGRAAGGGS
- the murB gene encoding UDP-N-acetylmuramate dehydrogenase, yielding MTAAPARPNHLIDRLPAVRGRLSPDAPLAHTTWFRVGGPAEVLFRPADRDDLAHFLRATPEDVPVTVLGVGSNALIRDGGVRGVVVRLKRGFAEVEPTPDTATLTAGAGALDRTVAVRARKAGIAGLEFYAGVPGTIGGALRMNAGAYGRETKDVLTWAEGIHRETGELHTFAPEAMDLRYRHCGLDTGWIFLRAGFQGHRDDPEAIAARMAEIDRARDDSQPVRTRTSGSTFKNPKGAKAWELIDRAGCRGLRVGGAQVSEKHTNFLINTGGATAADLETLGETVRRRVFETTGVALDWEIRRIGEPAEGGTA
- a CDS encoding D-alanine--D-alanine ligase; the protein is MTEVAVLYGGASAEREVSLKSGEACAAALYERGYSVRLIDVKRDVGVLVKELTPPPDIVFNALHGRYGEDGTVQGVLELMGLTYTHSGVLASALAMDKAMAKRVFARAGLPVVEGTAISREALIAEEPLPRPYVIKPVAEGSSVGVQIVQDGDPPVPAADADWPYGDTVIAERFVPGRELTVSVMGERALGVTELRPKDGFYDYRNKYTGGATEHLLPAPVPQSVHDDALTLAARAHEVLGCRGVTRADFRYDDTRGEPGELYLLEVNTQPGMTELSLVPEQAEHLGISFGDLVEWIVEDAACAA
- the murG gene encoding undecaprenyldiphospho-muramoylpentapeptide beta-N-acetylglucosaminyltransferase, coding for MSAQRGKLIVLAAGGTGGHLFPAQALAHELLERGDRPVLVTDTRGGGFGPELAAQVPTHRVAAAGIIRRDPLHKAMAAAKLAWGYLQARRIVRRLQPDAVVGFGSYAALPTVLASAHAGTRVILHEQNAVAGRANRLLARRTDAIATAFPEVRGLRAADRAKTVMTGNPVRAAIAAIGSKPYAVPNHDGPLRLLVTGGSQGARAFNEVVPAAVARLPESVRSRLQIAQQVRSGDSDEVRARYDGAGVGKLELRTFFDDMPARLQTAHLVIARSGASTVTELAAAGRPAILVPYPFAADDHQTANAEAMVAAGAAWLLPQATLSEDVLAERLGALFAAPDQLVHAAGHARAFGQPDSAKKLADLVTQTAPDGTGAHPGTPDREAAA